The following are from one region of the Nicotiana tabacum cultivar K326 chromosome 3, ASM71507v2, whole genome shotgun sequence genome:
- the LOC142177568 gene encoding uncharacterized protein LOC142177568, producing the protein MKIVVGPYKDLRKQILQFLHDRATGGHLGMIATLQRCKAESVKSLGLMQPLPIPDKVWQDISIDFIEGLPQSQPKYWAHWLPLAEWWYNTTYHSATKLTPFEVLYGQKPPLHMPYIPYSSMVGEVDRSLQAREATIRLLKHHLALAQSRIKALANKKRSFREFAVGDVVFIRLQPYR; encoded by the exons ATGAAGATAGTTGTTGGCCCTTACAAAGATCTAAGGAAGCAGATTTTACAATTCCTACATGATAGGGCTACAGGAGGTCACTTAGGTATGATTGCTACACTGCAAAGG TGTAAGGCGGAGAGTGTAAAGAGCCTAGGACTAATGCAGCCTTTGCCTATTCCAGATAAGGTATGGCAGGATATTAGCATTGATTTCATTGAAGGACTACCACAATCACA GCCCAAATATTGGGCTCATTGGCTGCCTTTAGCAGAATGGTGGTATAACACAACATATCACTCTGCCACTAAGTTGACTCCTTTTGAGGTACTCTATGGTCAAAAACCTCCCCTACACATGCCTTATATTCCATATAGTTCCATGGTGGGTGAAGTTGATAGAAGCTTACAAGCTAGAGAAGCAACAATCAGGCTACTGAAGCACCATCTTGCACTAGCTCAATCTAGAATAAAGGCTTTGGCAAATAAGAAGAGATCATTCAGGGAATTTGCAGTGGGAGACGTGGTTTTTATAAGGCTGCAACCTTACAGATAA
- the LOC107821507 gene encoding methyl jasmonate esterase 1-like produces the protein MGGRLAMEMFPKKIAAAVFVAAYMPGPDFPFSHITQQSNQGSDFLKDNKYKYDNGTDKPPTAVYFGSNFLSSKMYQYSRAEDMILASLLMRHTPMFHDPEVLKEVELTKEKYGSIPRVYIMCSQDLSMKADVQRWMIDKNPPQYV, from the exons ATGGGTGGACGACTTGCCATGGAAATGTTCCCAAAGAAAATTGCTGCTGCTGTTTTTGTTGCTGCTTATATGCCTGGCCCTGATTTCCCTTTCTCACATATCACTCAACAA TCAAATCAAGGGTCAGATTTTCTCAAGGACAACAAATACAAATATGATAATGGTACTGATAAGCCCCCAACCGCTGTATACTTCGGCTCTAATTTTCTGTCATCAAAGATGTACCAATACTCGAGAGCTGAG GATATGATCCTTGCTTCGTTGTTGATGCGACACACTCCAATGTTCCATGATCCTGAAGTGTTAAAAGAAGTAGAACTCACTAAAGAAAAGTATGGTTCGATTCCAAGAGTCTACATTATGTGCAGTCAAGATCTGTCAATGAAGGCAGATGTTCAACGATGGATGATTGATAAAAATCCACCCCAATATGTCTAG